The proteins below are encoded in one region of Pongo pygmaeus isolate AG05252 chromosome 20, NHGRI_mPonPyg2-v2.0_pri, whole genome shotgun sequence:
- the USP29 gene encoding ubiquitin carboxyl-terminal hydrolase 29 isoform X1 has translation MISLKVRGFIQIWSQSTGMTKLKEALIETVQRKKEIKLVVTFKSGKFIRIFQLSNNIRSVVLRHCKKRQSHLRLTLKNNVFLFIDKLSYRDAKQLNMFLDIIHQKKFQQPMKSDDDWNVFESRNMLKEIDKTSFYSICNKPSYQKMPLFMSKSPTHVKKRLLENQGGKGKNTLSSDLQTNEDILKEYNPVPNKKYKTDSLKYIQSNRKNPSSLEDLEKDRDLKLGPSFNTNCNGNPNLDETVLATQTLNAKNGLTSPLEPEHSQDDPRCNKAQVPLDSHSQQLQQGFPNLGNTCYMNAILQSLFAIPSFANDLLTQNVPWKYIPFEALIMTLTQLLALKDFCSTEIKRQLLGNIKKVISAVAEIFSGNMQNDAHEFLGQCLDQLKEDMEKLNAILNTGKECGDENSSPQMHVGSAATKVFVCPVVANFEFELQLSLICKACGHVVLKVEPNNYLSINLHQETKPLPLSVQNSLDLFFREEELEYNCEMCKRKSCIARHTFSRLSRVLIIHLKRYSFNNAWLLVKNNEQVYIPKYLSLSSYCNESTKPPLPLSSSAPVGKCEVLEVSQEMISEITSPLTPSMKLTSESSDSLVLPIEPDKNADLQSFQRDCGEASQEQHQRDLENGSALESELVHFRDRAIGERELPGADSVMDQGDISLPVIYEDGGKPISSPDTRLVEVHLQEVPQQPELQKYEKTNTFIEFNFDSVTESTNGFYECKENRIPEGSQGMTEQLQQCIEERIIEEFLQQAPPPGVRKLDAQEHTEETLNQSTELRLQKADLNHLGALGSDNLGNKNILDTENTRGEAKELTRNVKMGDPLQAYRLISVVSHIGSSPNSGHYISDVYDFQKQAWFTYNDLRVSEISETKMQEARLHSGYIFFYMHNGIFEELLRKAENSRLLSTQAGVIPHGE, from the coding sequence ATGATATCTCTAAAGGTACGTGGATTCATCCAAATTTGGAGCCAGAGCACTGGGATGACTAAGTTGAAAGAAGCTCTCATTGAAACAgtgcaaagaaaaaaggaaattaaactgGTGGTCACTTTCAAATCTGGAAAATTTATAAGAATTTTTCAGCTGAGTAATAACATTAGAAGTGTGGTCCTTAGACAttgtaaaaaaagacaaagtcacCTGCGtttaactttgaaaaacaatgtgTTCTTGTTTATTGACAAATTATCCTACAGAGATGCTAAACAGTTGAATATGTTCCTGGACATAATCCATCAAAAAAAATTTCAGCAACCCATGAAATCTGATGATGATTGGAATGTGTTTGAAAGCAGGAATATGCTGAAGGAAATTGACAAAACTTCATTTTACAGCATTTGTAACAAGCCAAGTTATCAGAAGATGCCTTTGTTTATGTCAAAATCACCAACACATGTGAAAAAGAGGTTATTAGAAAATCAAGGTGGGAAGGGGAAAAACACACTATCATCTGATCTACAGACAAATGAGGACATTCTGAAGGAATATAACCCTGTACCAAACAAGAAATATAAGACAGATTCCTTGAAATATATACAAAGCAATAGGAAGAACCCATCAAGTTTAGAGGATTTAGAAAAAGATAGAGATTTGAAACTCGGGCCTTCATTCAATACCAACTGTAATGGAAATCCTAACCTAGATGAGACTGTTCTTGCAACCCAGACTCTCAATGCCAAAAATGGTTTGACATCTCCATTGGAACCAGAGCACAGCCAGGATGACCCAAGATGCAACAAAGCCCAGGTGCCTCTTGACTCTCATTCACAGCAACTGCAGCAAGGGTTCCCCAATTTGGGAAACACCTGTTACATGAATGCAATTTTACAATCGCTATTTGCAATTCCATCTTTTGCTAATGACTTACTCACTCAAAATGTCCCATGGAAATATATTCCTTTCGAGGCTCTTATTATGACCTTGACCCAGCTGCTTGCTTTGAAAGATTTCTGTAGTACAGAGATCAAGAGACAATTACTTGGGAATATTAAAAAAGTCATTTCAGCAGTTGCAGAAATATTTTCTGGCAACATGCAGAATGATGCTCATGAGTTTTTAGGTCAGTGTTTAGACCAGCTGAAAGAAGACATGGAAAAGTTAAATGCCATTTTGAATACTGGGAAAGAATGTGGGGATGAAAATTCATCTCCACAAATGCATGTTGGTAGTGCTGCCACCAAAGTGTTTGTTTGCCCTGTTGTTGCTAATTTTGAGTTTGAATTGCAGCTCTCCCTTATTTGTAAAGCTTGTGGTCATGTTGTTCTCAAGGTAGAACCTAATAATTATCTCTCCATCAACCTGCACCAAGAAACAAAACCACTTCCTTTGTCCGTTCAGAATTCTTTAGATCTTTTCTTTAGAGAAGAAGAGCTTGAATATAACTGTGAGATGTGTAAGCGGAAGAGTTGCATTGCAAGGCATACATTTAGTAGGCTCTCCAGGGTCCTTATCATTCATCTGAAACGCTATAGCTTCAACAATGCTTGGTTGCTGGTGAAGAATAACGAGCAAGTTTATATTCCCAAATATTTAAGTTTATCTTCTTATTGCAATGAAAGCACCAAACCACCTCTTCCCTTGAGCAGTAGTGCACCTGTTGGGAAATGTGAAGTCCTGGAAGTCTCTCAGGAGATGATTTCTGAGATCACCAGCCCATTGACACCATCAATGAAGCTGACCTCAGAATCCAGTGATTCCCTGGTTCTACCCATTGAACCAGACAAGAATGCCGACCTACAAAGTTTCCAGAGAGACTGTGGAGAAGCAAGCCAAGAGCAGCATCAGAGAGACCTGGAAAATGGCTCTGCACTAGAGTCAGAATTGGTCCACTTTAGAGACAGGGCAATCGGTGAAAGGGAGCTTCCAGGGGCTGACTCAGTGATGGACCAGGGAGACATTTCTCTTCCTGTGATCTATGAAGATGGAGGGAAGCCGATCAGCAGCCCAGACACAAGGCTTGTCGAGGTTCATCTTCAAGAGGTGCCTCAACAACCAGAACTTCAGAAGTATGAGAAAACCAATACCTTCATAGAGTTCAATTTTGACAGTGTCACTGAGTCTACCAATGGCTTTTATGAGTGTAAAGAAAACAGGATTCCAGAAGGATCTCAAGGAATGACTGAACAGCTCCAGCAGTGTATTGAGGAGCGCATCATAGAGGAATTTCTTCAGCAGGCACCACCTCCAGGTGTTAGGAAGCTGGATGCCCAAGAACATACAGAGGAGACCCTCAATCAGTCTACCGAATTAAGACTTCAAAAGGCTGACCTGAATCACCTTGGGGCACTGGGTTCTGACAACCtaggaaacaaaaacattttagatACAGAGAACACAAGAGGTGAAGCCAAGGAACTCACAAGAAACGTGAAGATGGGGGATCCTCTCCAGGCCTACAGACTCATCAGTGTTGTCAGCCATATTGGGAGCTCCCCAAATTCAGGCCATTACATCAGCGATGTGTATGACTTTCAGAAGCAGGCCTGGTTCACATACAATGATCTACGTGTATCAGAAATCTCAGAGACCAAAATGCAGGAGGCGAGGCTTCACTCTGGGTATATCTTCTTTTACATGCACAATGGGATTTTTGAGGAGCTGTTAAGAAAAGCAGAGAACTCTCGGCTACTTAGCACACAGGCAGGGGTGATCCCTCATGGGGAATAA
- the ZIM3 gene encoding zinc finger imprinted 3: MNNSQGRVTFEDVTVNFTQGEWQRLNPEQRNLYRDVMLENYSNLISVGQEETTKPDVILRLEQGKEPWSVEEEVLRSGCPEKNGDIGGQIWKPKDVKESLARQVPSINKETLTTQKGVERDGSKKILPLGIDDVSSLKHCVQNNSHDDNGYRKLVGDNPSKFVGKQLKCNACRKLFSSESRLQSHLRRHACQKSFECCSCGRAFGEKWKLDKHQKTHAEERPYKCEKCGNAYKQKSNLFQHQKMHTKEKPYQCKTCGKAFSWKSSCINHEKIHNAKKSYQCNECEKSFKQNSTLIQHKKVHTGQKPFQCADCGKAFIYKSDLVKHQRIHTGEKPYKCSICEKAFSQKSNVIDHEKIHTGKRAYECDLCGNTFIQKKNLIQHKKIHTGEKPYECNRCGKAFFQKSNLHSHQKTHSGERTYRCSECGKTFIRKLNLSLHKKTHTGQKPYECSKCGKAFADKSYLVRHQKRIHSR; this comes from the exons ATGAACAATTCCCAG GGAAGAGTGACCTTCGAGGATGTGACTGTGAACTTCACCCAGGGGGAGTGGCAGCGGCTGAATCCCGAACAGAGAAACTTGTACAGGGATGTGATGCTGGAGAATTACAGCAACCTTATCTCCGTGG GACAAGAGGAAACCACCAAACCCGATGTGATCTTGAGGTTGGAACAAGGAAAGGAGCCATGGTCAGTGGAAGAAGAAGTGCTGAGAAGTGGCTGTCCAG aaaaaaacGGGGACATTGGAGGGCAGATTTGGAAGCCAAAGGATGTGAAAGAGAGTCTCGCAAGACAAGTCCCATCAATCAATAAGGAAACGCTGACTACGCAGAAAGGTGTAGAACGTGACGGATCTAAGAAAATACTTCCACTGGGCATAGATGATGTATCTTCCTTGAAACACTGTGTACAAAATAATTCTCACGACGATAATGGATACAGAAAATTAGTTGGCGATAATCCATCCAAATTTGTAGGAAAACAACTGAAATGTAATGCCTGTAGAAAGTTATTCAGTTCAGAGTCACGCCTTCAGAGTCACCTGAGGAGGCATGCCTGTCAGAAATCCTTTGAATGTTGTAGCTGTGGAAGAGCATTCGGGGAGAAGTGGAAGCTTGATAAACATCAGAAAACTCATGCAGAGGAAAGGCCCTATAAATGTGAGAAATGTGGAAACGCCTACAAGCAGAAGTCAAATCTCTTTCAACATCAGAAAATGCATACTAAAGAGAAACCCTATCAATGTAAGACATGTGGAAAAGCCTTTTCCTGGAAATCATCCTGCATTAATCATGAGAAAATTCATAATGCCAAGAAATCCTATCAGTGCAATGAATGTGAGAAATCCTTCAAGCAGAACTCAACCCTCATTCAACATAAAAAAGTTCACACTGGACAAAAACCCTTTCAATGTGCGGACTGTGGAAAGGCTTTCATTTACAAGTCAGATCTTGTGAAACACCAGAGAATACACAcgggagagaaaccctataaatgtagCATATGTGAGAAGGCCTTTTCCCAGAAATCCAATGTCATCGATCATGAGAAAATTCACACTGGGAAGAGAGCTTACGAGTGTGATCTATGTGGAAATACCTTTATCCAGAAGAAAAACCTCATTCAACATAAAAAAATCCATACTGGGGAAAAGCCCTATGAATGTAATAGATGTGGAAAAGCCTTCTTTCAGAAGTCAAACCTTCATAGCCATCAGAAAACTCATAGCGGAGAGAGGACCTACAGATGTAGTGAATGTGGAAAAACCTTCATCCGGAAATTAAACCTTAGTTTGCATAAAAAAACCCATACTGGACAAAAACCTTATGAATGTTCTAAATGTGGTAAAGCCTTCGCTGACAAATCATACCTTGTTAGGCACCAGAAAAGAATTCACTCCAGATAG
- the USP29 gene encoding ubiquitin carboxyl-terminal hydrolase 29 isoform X2 yields MFLDIIHQKKFQQPMKSDDDWNVFESRNMLKEIDKTSFYSICNKPSYQKMPLFMSKSPTHVKKRLLENQGGKGKNTLSSDLQTNEDILKEYNPVPNKKYKTDSLKYIQSNRKNPSSLEDLEKDRDLKLGPSFNTNCNGNPNLDETVLATQTLNAKNGLTSPLEPEHSQDDPRCNKAQVPLDSHSQQLQQGFPNLGNTCYMNAILQSLFAIPSFANDLLTQNVPWKYIPFEALIMTLTQLLALKDFCSTEIKRQLLGNIKKVISAVAEIFSGNMQNDAHEFLGQCLDQLKEDMEKLNAILNTGKECGDENSSPQMHVGSAATKVFVCPVVANFEFELQLSLICKACGHVVLKVEPNNYLSINLHQETKPLPLSVQNSLDLFFREEELEYNCEMCKRKSCIARHTFSRLSRVLIIHLKRYSFNNAWLLVKNNEQVYIPKYLSLSSYCNESTKPPLPLSSSAPVGKCEVLEVSQEMISEITSPLTPSMKLTSESSDSLVLPIEPDKNADLQSFQRDCGEASQEQHQRDLENGSALESELVHFRDRAIGERELPGADSVMDQGDISLPVIYEDGGKPISSPDTRLVEVHLQEVPQQPELQKYEKTNTFIEFNFDSVTESTNGFYECKENRIPEGSQGMTEQLQQCIEERIIEEFLQQAPPPGVRKLDAQEHTEETLNQSTELRLQKADLNHLGALGSDNLGNKNILDTENTRGEAKELTRNVKMGDPLQAYRLISVVSHIGSSPNSGHYISDVYDFQKQAWFTYNDLRVSEISETKMQEARLHSGYIFFYMHNGIFEELLRKAENSRLLSTQAGVIPHGE; encoded by the coding sequence ATGTTCCTGGACATAATCCATCAAAAAAAATTTCAGCAACCCATGAAATCTGATGATGATTGGAATGTGTTTGAAAGCAGGAATATGCTGAAGGAAATTGACAAAACTTCATTTTACAGCATTTGTAACAAGCCAAGTTATCAGAAGATGCCTTTGTTTATGTCAAAATCACCAACACATGTGAAAAAGAGGTTATTAGAAAATCAAGGTGGGAAGGGGAAAAACACACTATCATCTGATCTACAGACAAATGAGGACATTCTGAAGGAATATAACCCTGTACCAAACAAGAAATATAAGACAGATTCCTTGAAATATATACAAAGCAATAGGAAGAACCCATCAAGTTTAGAGGATTTAGAAAAAGATAGAGATTTGAAACTCGGGCCTTCATTCAATACCAACTGTAATGGAAATCCTAACCTAGATGAGACTGTTCTTGCAACCCAGACTCTCAATGCCAAAAATGGTTTGACATCTCCATTGGAACCAGAGCACAGCCAGGATGACCCAAGATGCAACAAAGCCCAGGTGCCTCTTGACTCTCATTCACAGCAACTGCAGCAAGGGTTCCCCAATTTGGGAAACACCTGTTACATGAATGCAATTTTACAATCGCTATTTGCAATTCCATCTTTTGCTAATGACTTACTCACTCAAAATGTCCCATGGAAATATATTCCTTTCGAGGCTCTTATTATGACCTTGACCCAGCTGCTTGCTTTGAAAGATTTCTGTAGTACAGAGATCAAGAGACAATTACTTGGGAATATTAAAAAAGTCATTTCAGCAGTTGCAGAAATATTTTCTGGCAACATGCAGAATGATGCTCATGAGTTTTTAGGTCAGTGTTTAGACCAGCTGAAAGAAGACATGGAAAAGTTAAATGCCATTTTGAATACTGGGAAAGAATGTGGGGATGAAAATTCATCTCCACAAATGCATGTTGGTAGTGCTGCCACCAAAGTGTTTGTTTGCCCTGTTGTTGCTAATTTTGAGTTTGAATTGCAGCTCTCCCTTATTTGTAAAGCTTGTGGTCATGTTGTTCTCAAGGTAGAACCTAATAATTATCTCTCCATCAACCTGCACCAAGAAACAAAACCACTTCCTTTGTCCGTTCAGAATTCTTTAGATCTTTTCTTTAGAGAAGAAGAGCTTGAATATAACTGTGAGATGTGTAAGCGGAAGAGTTGCATTGCAAGGCATACATTTAGTAGGCTCTCCAGGGTCCTTATCATTCATCTGAAACGCTATAGCTTCAACAATGCTTGGTTGCTGGTGAAGAATAACGAGCAAGTTTATATTCCCAAATATTTAAGTTTATCTTCTTATTGCAATGAAAGCACCAAACCACCTCTTCCCTTGAGCAGTAGTGCACCTGTTGGGAAATGTGAAGTCCTGGAAGTCTCTCAGGAGATGATTTCTGAGATCACCAGCCCATTGACACCATCAATGAAGCTGACCTCAGAATCCAGTGATTCCCTGGTTCTACCCATTGAACCAGACAAGAATGCCGACCTACAAAGTTTCCAGAGAGACTGTGGAGAAGCAAGCCAAGAGCAGCATCAGAGAGACCTGGAAAATGGCTCTGCACTAGAGTCAGAATTGGTCCACTTTAGAGACAGGGCAATCGGTGAAAGGGAGCTTCCAGGGGCTGACTCAGTGATGGACCAGGGAGACATTTCTCTTCCTGTGATCTATGAAGATGGAGGGAAGCCGATCAGCAGCCCAGACACAAGGCTTGTCGAGGTTCATCTTCAAGAGGTGCCTCAACAACCAGAACTTCAGAAGTATGAGAAAACCAATACCTTCATAGAGTTCAATTTTGACAGTGTCACTGAGTCTACCAATGGCTTTTATGAGTGTAAAGAAAACAGGATTCCAGAAGGATCTCAAGGAATGACTGAACAGCTCCAGCAGTGTATTGAGGAGCGCATCATAGAGGAATTTCTTCAGCAGGCACCACCTCCAGGTGTTAGGAAGCTGGATGCCCAAGAACATACAGAGGAGACCCTCAATCAGTCTACCGAATTAAGACTTCAAAAGGCTGACCTGAATCACCTTGGGGCACTGGGTTCTGACAACCtaggaaacaaaaacattttagatACAGAGAACACAAGAGGTGAAGCCAAGGAACTCACAAGAAACGTGAAGATGGGGGATCCTCTCCAGGCCTACAGACTCATCAGTGTTGTCAGCCATATTGGGAGCTCCCCAAATTCAGGCCATTACATCAGCGATGTGTATGACTTTCAGAAGCAGGCCTGGTTCACATACAATGATCTACGTGTATCAGAAATCTCAGAGACCAAAATGCAGGAGGCGAGGCTTCACTCTGGGTATATCTTCTTTTACATGCACAATGGGATTTTTGAGGAGCTGTTAAGAAAAGCAGAGAACTCTCGGCTACTTAGCACACAGGCAGGGGTGATCCCTCATGGGGAATAA